A genomic stretch from Bacterioplanes sanyensis includes:
- a CDS encoding LysR substrate-binding domain-containing protein has product MAQKVPPLQWLRAFEAAARYESFAAAAKEIHLTSAAVSHQVRSLEEYLGFKMFERLPRGLRLTDMGRAYLPSVRKAFDDLTVSTLGLFGADEQKVLTVRVSTSFASLCLAPVLGEFRRQYPHIDVRLYTAVWADRPEHDDADLEIRFGDGLWQGWNVQRLTHETSILVSAQPMQQPMTVQDYLRQQAQSGIIQIMGCEGLWMRLLRRYGIEQDNEVTGLITDNSLTALELARNGLGATLVSQRFALPYLESGQLCRPVEAYVPVEQGHYILLPEGQRVAKPEALLFKNWLCQRLAQPAPAV; this is encoded by the coding sequence ATGGCCCAAAAAGTTCCCCCGTTACAATGGCTGAGAGCGTTTGAAGCGGCTGCTCGTTACGAGAGTTTTGCTGCCGCTGCGAAAGAGATTCACCTGACTTCTGCCGCTGTCAGCCATCAAGTTCGCTCGCTGGAGGAGTACTTAGGCTTCAAAATGTTTGAGCGCTTGCCACGTGGCTTGCGCTTAACCGATATGGGGCGTGCGTATCTGCCTTCGGTGCGGAAAGCCTTTGATGATTTAACGGTATCGACCCTCGGGCTTTTTGGCGCCGATGAGCAAAAAGTACTGACCGTCAGGGTGTCGACCAGCTTTGCCAGTTTGTGCCTAGCGCCGGTGCTGGGTGAGTTTCGCCGTCAGTATCCACACATAGACGTGCGTCTATACACCGCTGTTTGGGCCGACCGCCCTGAGCATGATGATGCCGATTTGGAAATACGCTTTGGCGATGGCTTGTGGCAGGGCTGGAACGTGCAGCGGCTGACCCACGAAACCTCCATCTTGGTCAGCGCTCAGCCTATGCAGCAACCGATGACGGTGCAGGATTATCTGCGCCAGCAGGCGCAGTCGGGCATTATTCAAATCATGGGTTGCGAAGGCTTGTGGATGCGATTACTGCGCCGCTATGGCATTGAGCAAGACAACGAGGTCACGGGGTTGATCACTGATAACTCGTTAACGGCATTGGAGCTGGCGCGCAATGGTTTGGGAGCGACGTTGGTGTCGCAACGTTTTGCGCTGCCTTATCTGGAATCTGGGCAGCTGTGCCGACCGGTGGAAGCCTATGTTCCAGTGGAGCAGGGGCATTATATTTTGTTGCCAGAAGGCCAACGGGTGGCCAAACCCGAGGCCTTGTTGTTTAAAAACTGGCTTTGCCAGCGGTTGGCGCAACCTGCACCAGCCGTATAA
- a CDS encoding mandelate racemase/muconate lactonizing enzyme family protein has product MIISRLETFCNEYVGFVRLTTDDGQQGWGQLSTYNSDITAQVFHRQIAPWALGRSTDELEQLVRVIPEREHKFPGTYMNRALAGLDTAVWDWRGKQQGKAVTELLGGTPGPLRAYASSMRRDITPEHEVERFVRLRDEFGFDAFKFRIGSECGHDQDEWPGRTEAIVASVRAHLGDEVSLLVDANSCFSPERAIEVGQLLQQYGIEHFEEPCPYWRQEQTKQVTDALSLDVTGGEQDCDLSTWKRMIDDRVVNIVQPDVLYLGGMLRTLKVARWAAQAGLACTPHCANLSLVTLFTMHLLRAIPNAGRYLEFSIEGPDYYPWQEGLFTHSPYDIRNGQAMVTDAPGWGVEIHPEWLAKSQYQHSEIAS; this is encoded by the coding sequence ATGATCATTTCGCGCCTAGAAACCTTTTGCAACGAATACGTCGGCTTTGTACGCCTGACCACAGACGACGGCCAGCAAGGCTGGGGACAACTGTCGACCTACAACTCAGACATTACCGCACAGGTGTTTCATCGCCAGATCGCGCCGTGGGCGTTGGGCCGCTCAACCGATGAACTGGAGCAACTGGTGCGCGTAATTCCAGAGCGCGAACATAAGTTTCCCGGCACCTATATGAATCGGGCGTTAGCCGGACTGGATACCGCAGTATGGGATTGGCGTGGCAAGCAGCAAGGCAAAGCCGTAACTGAGCTGCTGGGCGGAACCCCTGGGCCACTGCGCGCCTACGCTTCATCCATGCGCCGCGATATCACTCCAGAGCATGAAGTTGAGCGCTTTGTGCGCTTGCGCGATGAGTTCGGTTTTGACGCATTTAAGTTTCGCATTGGCAGCGAATGCGGCCACGACCAAGACGAATGGCCCGGACGCACCGAAGCCATTGTTGCCAGTGTTCGCGCTCACTTGGGTGACGAGGTGTCACTGCTGGTCGACGCCAATTCGTGTTTTTCTCCCGAACGGGCGATAGAGGTCGGCCAGCTGCTGCAACAATACGGTATCGAACACTTTGAAGAGCCTTGCCCCTACTGGCGCCAGGAGCAAACCAAACAAGTCACCGACGCCTTATCACTGGACGTCACCGGTGGCGAGCAAGATTGTGACTTATCCACCTGGAAGCGCATGATTGACGATCGTGTGGTGAACATAGTGCAGCCCGATGTGCTGTATTTGGGCGGCATGTTGCGCACCCTCAAGGTGGCGCGCTGGGCAGCGCAGGCTGGCCTCGCGTGTACACCGCACTGCGCAAATTTGTCGCTGGTGACCTTGTTTACCATGCACCTGTTGCGCGCCATCCCTAACGCTGGACGTTACCTCGAATTCTCCATTGAAGGGCCAGACTATTACCCCTGGCAAGAGGGCCTGTTCACGCACTCCCCCTATGACATTCGCAACGGCCAGGCGATGGTGACGGACGCTCCCGGTTGGGGCGTCGAG
- a CDS encoding GMC family oxidoreductase, with product MNTTYDYIIVGAGSAGCVLADQLSQCGRYSVLVLEAGGKDSSPWIKMPIGYGRLFYDERVNWKYETEADPGTNNRRAYWPRGKVVGGSSSINALVYCRGLPHDFDDWQAAGATGWGWSDVKPHFEAIEMRINQQGQEHGSGRQAVSDVGAHIHRANRHFFTAAEQAGLPYTADFNGAEPEGVGHYAITTRKGLRCSAADAFLKPALKRANVTLHTHAHVQRIRFDDDRAQGVIYQHQGQRIEVTANCEVIISAGAVDSPRILQLSGIGPDALLQQHGITPLLVNESVGAHLQDHIAVSYYYRATEPTLNNQLSPWYGKLKAGLTYALTRRGPLGLSVNQCGGFVRSHEAAQHADMQLYFNPVTYTTSPSNKRPIINPDPFAGFIISFQPSRPTSRGQVSIRSRSIHDAPVIEPRYLSTQKDVDDILLGGRLLRSIINTPGLQRLIKAPMDVDLNQLDDDAMIEDFRQRSGTVYHPVSSCRMSTSAASGVVDSRLRVHGIRGLRVVDASVFPNLTSGNTNAPTLMLAHKAAGLILEDHRR from the coding sequence TTGAACACCACCTACGACTACATCATTGTCGGCGCGGGCTCTGCGGGCTGTGTTCTGGCAGACCAACTGTCGCAGTGCGGACGGTACTCGGTATTGGTATTGGAAGCCGGTGGCAAAGACAGCAGCCCGTGGATAAAAATGCCCATCGGCTATGGCCGTCTGTTTTATGACGAGCGGGTCAATTGGAAGTACGAAACCGAAGCAGACCCAGGTACCAACAACCGCCGCGCTTATTGGCCACGAGGCAAAGTCGTGGGCGGCTCCAGCTCCATCAACGCCTTGGTGTATTGCCGTGGTTTGCCCCATGACTTCGACGATTGGCAAGCTGCCGGAGCAACAGGCTGGGGCTGGTCGGATGTGAAGCCGCACTTCGAAGCGATCGAAATGCGCATCAACCAGCAAGGTCAGGAGCATGGCTCAGGTCGCCAAGCCGTGAGCGACGTCGGCGCGCATATTCATCGCGCCAATCGACACTTTTTTACCGCCGCTGAACAAGCGGGTTTACCGTACACCGCCGACTTCAACGGTGCTGAGCCAGAGGGTGTGGGCCACTACGCCATCACTACCCGCAAGGGTCTGCGCTGCTCGGCGGCGGATGCGTTCCTTAAACCAGCACTCAAGCGCGCCAATGTCACCCTGCACACCCATGCCCATGTCCAGCGCATTCGCTTTGACGACGATCGTGCCCAAGGCGTGATTTATCAGCACCAGGGGCAGCGCATTGAGGTCACGGCCAACTGCGAAGTCATCATCAGCGCCGGCGCCGTCGACTCGCCAAGGATATTGCAGCTGTCTGGCATTGGCCCGGATGCCCTATTGCAACAGCATGGCATCACTCCGCTGTTGGTGAATGAATCTGTCGGTGCACACCTGCAGGACCACATTGCCGTCAGCTATTACTACCGCGCAACGGAGCCGACGCTTAACAATCAACTGTCGCCCTGGTACGGCAAACTCAAAGCCGGCCTAACCTACGCTCTGACACGCCGAGGCCCATTGGGGCTGAGCGTCAACCAATGCGGTGGTTTTGTGCGCTCCCACGAAGCAGCGCAACACGCCGACATGCAGCTGTATTTTAATCCGGTGACCTACACCACCAGCCCGAGCAACAAACGGCCGATCATCAACCCGGACCCATTTGCCGGATTCATCATCTCATTTCAGCCGTCGCGCCCGACCAGCCGCGGCCAGGTGTCGATCCGTAGCCGTAGCATTCATGATGCGCCTGTGATCGAGCCGCGCTACTTGAGCACACAAAAGGATGTCGACGACATTCTGCTTGGCGGCCGCTTGCTGCGCTCCATTATCAATACCCCAGGGCTGCAGCGGCTGATCAAAGCCCCGATGGATGTCGATCTCAACCAACTGGACGACGACGCCATGATTGAAGATTTTCGCCAGCGCAGTGGCACCGTCTACCACCCGGTATCAAGTTGCCGCATGAGCACCAGTGCCGCCAGCGGCGTGGTCGACTCCCGCTTACGGGTGCATGGCATTCGTGGCCTGCGCGTGGTAGATGCGTCGGTATTTCCCAACCTAACCTCAGGCAATACCAATGCACCAACCCTGATGTTGGCGCACAAAGCGGCTGGCTTAATTTTGGAGGACCATCGGCGATGA